In a genomic window of Myxococcaceae bacterium JPH2:
- a CDS encoding HlyD family efflux transporter periplasmic adaptor subunit has product MRRAVLLFVALIGVLAALLGARLLRERRAAQGPPGGSGVVEGTVVDVRSRLNARIVAFHVEEGASVEKGALLATLDCNEPEAGLAEAEARLAQTRAQADAARTSAVAAGRSSEAVAAQAEGTAAQQESLADQLGLAQRNAERIDKLGEAAAESTRDQARAQADALSRQLIASRHASTAASRQARAATEQERASQQQAEAALQAVQAAEAALRRARVAVNECELRAPLSATVETLPLEPGDLAMPGTVLARLVDTRHPKATFYLPNAELAAARPGQSATVHADAYPDRSFSARVVTVSREAAFTPRNVQTRSDRDRLVYPVEVHIDAPDGALLPGMPVDILLGPTPDASVAEQRP; this is encoded by the coding sequence ATGCGCCGCGCCGTCCTGCTGTTCGTCGCTTTGATTGGAGTTCTCGCTGCGCTGCTGGGCGCGCGCCTGCTGCGGGAGCGCCGCGCGGCGCAAGGGCCGCCGGGTGGCTCGGGCGTGGTGGAGGGCACGGTGGTGGACGTGCGCTCGCGCCTCAACGCGCGCATCGTCGCCTTCCATGTGGAGGAAGGCGCCTCCGTGGAGAAGGGGGCGCTCCTGGCCACGCTCGACTGCAATGAGCCCGAGGCAGGGCTCGCCGAGGCAGAGGCGCGGCTCGCGCAGACTCGGGCCCAGGCGGATGCGGCGCGGACATCGGCCGTGGCGGCCGGCCGCAGCAGCGAGGCCGTCGCCGCGCAGGCGGAAGGGACCGCGGCGCAGCAGGAGTCGCTGGCGGATCAGCTCGGCCTCGCGCAACGCAACGCCGAGCGCATCGACAAGCTGGGCGAAGCGGCGGCCGAGTCCACGCGAGATCAGGCCCGCGCCCAGGCGGATGCCCTGAGCCGCCAGCTCATCGCCTCGCGCCACGCGAGCACCGCGGCGTCGCGACAGGCCCGCGCGGCCACCGAGCAGGAGCGCGCCAGTCAGCAGCAAGCTGAAGCCGCGCTCCAAGCGGTCCAGGCCGCGGAGGCAGCGCTGCGGCGGGCCCGCGTCGCCGTGAACGAGTGTGAGCTGCGCGCCCCGCTCAGCGCCACGGTGGAGACGCTGCCGCTGGAGCCCGGAGACCTGGCGATGCCGGGCACGGTGCTGGCGCGACTGGTGGACACGCGCCACCCGAAGGCGACGTTCTACCTGCCCAACGCGGAGCTGGCCGCCGCGCGCCCGGGGCAGTCCGCCACGGTCCACGCAGATGCGTACCCGGATCGCTCCTTCTCGGCGCGCGTGGTGACGGTGTCGCGCGAAGCGGCCTTCACGCCGCGCAACGTGCAGACGCGCAGCGATCGCGATCGGCTCGTCTACCCGGTGGAGGTTCACATCGACGCGCCGGACGGGGCGCTGCTGCCGGGCATGCCGGTGGACATCCTCCTGGGGCCCACGCCCGATGCCTCGGTGGCGGAGCAGCGCCCATGA
- a CDS encoding sigma-54-dependent Fis family transcriptional regulator, whose amino-acid sequence MSRDSAVPGGPRVLVVDDDAGVRFTLRETLTSTAQLEVDEAVDGEAALQAMAERAYGLVITDLRMPRMDGMQLVRRIHAMPHAPRVIVITAHGSERFAVEAIKAGAYDYFRKPFDVDELLSVVSRALEAVRLRMDNERLAGELNLSRSMVFASESMSRLAQLVQRAGPRDVTVLVTGESGTGKERVAEALVRASPRADKPYLCFNCASLTEDLAEAELFGHTKGAFTGAHRERAGLFREADGGTLLLDEVGELAPTLQARLLRVLQEGEVRPVGTDRPVKVDVRILAATHRDLRKLVAEGRFREDLFYRLNVVHLRVPALRERPEDIPVLARMFLERFRDRFHAGPLKVPSGFIERLTAMPWPGNVRELENTLESMVALSSDGELDVALLQRADATSTTAARGTASGAGEAVAGAGLKERVEAYERGLVLDAMALAGGNRSEAARRLGIGRATLHDKLRKYGLDGTEEGGAPV is encoded by the coding sequence ATGTCTAGGGATTCGGCTGTGCCCGGAGGCCCGCGGGTCCTGGTGGTGGATGACGACGCGGGCGTTCGCTTCACCTTGCGAGAGACGCTGACCAGCACCGCCCAGTTGGAAGTGGACGAGGCCGTGGATGGCGAGGCCGCGCTTCAGGCCATGGCCGAGCGCGCCTACGGATTGGTCATCACGGACCTGCGGATGCCGCGCATGGATGGCATGCAGTTGGTGCGGCGCATCCACGCGATGCCGCATGCACCTCGAGTCATCGTCATCACGGCGCATGGCTCGGAGCGCTTCGCGGTGGAGGCCATCAAGGCCGGGGCCTACGACTACTTCCGCAAGCCCTTCGATGTGGACGAGCTGTTGTCCGTGGTGTCGCGCGCGCTGGAGGCAGTGCGCCTGCGAATGGACAACGAGCGGCTGGCCGGAGAGCTGAACCTCTCGCGCTCCATGGTGTTCGCCTCCGAGTCGATGAGCCGGCTGGCGCAGCTCGTCCAGCGCGCGGGGCCGCGAGACGTCACGGTGCTGGTGACGGGAGAGAGTGGCACCGGCAAGGAGCGCGTGGCCGAAGCGCTGGTGCGCGCCTCCCCACGCGCGGACAAGCCCTACCTGTGCTTCAACTGCGCCTCGCTCACGGAGGACCTCGCGGAGGCTGAGTTGTTCGGCCACACGAAGGGCGCCTTCACGGGAGCGCACCGTGAGCGCGCGGGTCTGTTCCGCGAGGCGGACGGGGGCACGCTGTTGCTCGACGAAGTGGGGGAGCTGGCGCCCACGCTCCAGGCCCGCTTGCTGCGTGTCCTGCAAGAGGGCGAGGTGCGGCCGGTGGGGACGGATCGCCCGGTGAAGGTCGACGTGAGGATCCTGGCCGCCACGCACCGTGATTTGCGCAAGCTCGTGGCGGAGGGGCGCTTTCGCGAGGACCTCTTCTACCGGCTCAACGTGGTGCATCTGCGCGTGCCGGCGCTGCGCGAGCGGCCCGAGGACATCCCGGTCCTCGCGAGGATGTTCCTGGAGCGCTTCCGAGACCGCTTCCACGCCGGGCCTCTGAAGGTGCCCTCGGGCTTCATCGAGCGACTGACGGCCATGCCGTGGCCCGGCAACGTCCGCGAGTTGGAGAACACGCTGGAGAGCATGGTGGCGCTCTCCAGCGACGGCGAGCTGGATGTGGCCTTGCTCCAGCGAGCGGATGCGACGTCGACCACGGCCGCACGCGGCACCGCCTCAGGCGCTGGAGAGGCTGTCGCGGGCGCGGGGCTCAAGGAGCGCGTGGAAGCCTATGAGCGAGGGCTCGTGCTGGACGCGATGGCATTGGCCGGAGGCAACCGCAGCGAGGCGGCGCGGCGTCTGGGAATCGGCCGCGCGACGCTGCACGACAAGCTGCGCAAGTATGGGTTGGACGGGACGGAGGAGGGCGGGGCACCGGTGTGA
- a CDS encoding ABC transporter ATP-binding protein, whose amino-acid sequence MSATESWDLELRDVRRSFGATQALRGVSLAVRQGEVYGLVGPDGAGKTTAIRILSGLLQPHAGSATVLGVDPAHPRGEARERLGLVPQRNTLYGDLSVAENLRFFAHLFGLTRPDFESRRERLLHITRLGRFTERRADALSGGMYKKLALACALLHRPRVLLLDEPTNGVDPVSRRELWELLYGLVHEGMTLVVSTPYMDEAARCHRVGLLYEGQLIAEGDPRALAREHGVSPSSFESVFLALIARRDGRAA is encoded by the coding sequence ATGAGCGCCACCGAGTCGTGGGACCTGGAGCTGCGCGACGTGCGGCGGAGCTTCGGTGCCACCCAGGCGCTGCGAGGCGTGTCGCTCGCCGTGCGCCAGGGTGAGGTGTACGGACTCGTGGGGCCCGATGGCGCGGGGAAGACGACCGCCATCCGCATCCTCTCCGGACTCCTGCAGCCCCATGCGGGCTCCGCGACGGTGCTGGGCGTGGACCCCGCCCATCCGCGCGGCGAGGCACGCGAGCGACTGGGCCTCGTGCCACAACGCAACACGCTCTACGGGGACCTGAGCGTGGCCGAGAACCTGCGCTTCTTCGCGCACCTGTTTGGCCTCACTCGACCCGATTTCGAATCGCGGCGGGAGCGGCTGCTGCACATCACCCGCCTGGGGCGCTTCACGGAGCGGCGCGCGGATGCGCTGTCCGGAGGCATGTACAAGAAGCTCGCGCTCGCGTGCGCCCTGCTCCACCGGCCTCGCGTGTTGCTGCTCGATGAGCCCACGAACGGAGTGGATCCAGTGAGCCGCCGTGAGCTGTGGGAGCTGCTCTACGGACTGGTGCACGAGGGGATGACCCTGGTGGTGTCCACGCCGTACATGGACGAGGCCGCGAGGTGTCACCGCGTGGGCCTGCTGTACGAGGGACAGCTCATCGCGGAGGGAGATCCCCGCGCCCTCGCGCGCGAGCATGGCGTGTCTCCATCCAGCTTCGAGTCGGTGTTCCTGGCGCTCATCGCCCGCCGCGACGGGAGGGCCGCGTGA
- a CDS encoding insulinase family protein, giving the protein MSRVRPLGRRSLFALPGVLSMLALALGGCATVPPRGQLVMRDTAFPLRDFRLGSGLRVVVEQDSRAPVVAVAALVGVGSSSDPQGKEGLAHLVEHLAFRARHGGTASVWTRLEQSGAGRFNAFTGMDHTVYETMGPRESLPALLTLEGQRLAAPLDGVTPDVFTVEREVVRNELRQRNESGYVGKVTSWAFENAFPAGHPYARPGIGTHESLTATTLADAQRFARLNYRPENVTIVISGDVELTTVDALLNKALPPSWVGSGPPLALEQRLPRDTVEPPVAPASKELVTHEAAVTSPELYVSWVLPRGFDEASAVQEFVASSLDSSLMRAAWNDGDISYIDTGLIRGTRASLLLVRVVLNKGDHPKRSLEKVLDEVHHSWSDTNDAAGVAQREQSIIEMRRHVAAGMLLDSEDLQARAVRRAELTHFMTDARAFSRAQGALLSLSGSKVTGFAYQWLQRSRARAFFVRPGATGVGALKAPSLLIPDETVASTRPVTPSLAAFSAPVKTVRLDNGVEVVMVPRPGLPLVRVGVALRGGEVSGPSAVATIGDIGASAETSFEGSPGDWGLHTRKSLRSDQVRYEVAGPAGNVGNMLAITAEKLSTMRITEPVVKFIHDEVLPWTAAVDARPDVVASRQLMQALYGKHLYAQPATYQTMSAVDWESARNWVKENYTPANAVVVIAGEFDIAQVEPLARKYLGGWGGKGPAVAPPAPPAPPAATPPTLYITPVTGASQAALSVACRLPAATPEAEARYAVMAELARARLWTQVREQRGASYGFDTQVSVARGGAAHLQVEGVVDSPQLGMALGVARRMFASFAKDGVPPAELERARTRLMTQAVVDFSSTEAWVDALLDARVRDFAAESVAQRPTLIQGVTSSDLKSEFARCAEHLVMGVQGDEAQAKAAAKESSQL; this is encoded by the coding sequence ATGTCTCGCGTTCGTCCCCTCGGACGGCGCTCTCTGTTTGCCCTACCGGGCGTGTTGTCCATGCTCGCACTGGCCCTGGGCGGGTGCGCCACCGTGCCGCCCCGTGGCCAACTCGTCATGCGCGATACGGCCTTCCCGCTCCGCGACTTCCGCTTGGGCTCGGGCCTGCGCGTCGTCGTCGAGCAGGACTCGCGTGCGCCCGTGGTCGCGGTCGCGGCGCTGGTGGGCGTGGGCAGCTCCAGCGATCCCCAGGGCAAGGAGGGACTGGCGCACCTCGTCGAGCACCTCGCGTTCCGCGCGCGGCATGGCGGCACGGCCTCGGTCTGGACGCGGTTGGAGCAGAGCGGCGCGGGACGGTTCAACGCCTTCACCGGCATGGATCACACCGTCTACGAGACCATGGGGCCCCGTGAGTCCCTCCCGGCCCTGCTCACGCTCGAAGGGCAGCGGCTGGCCGCGCCGCTCGATGGCGTGACGCCGGACGTGTTCACCGTGGAGCGCGAGGTCGTGCGCAACGAGCTGCGCCAGCGCAACGAGTCGGGCTACGTGGGCAAGGTGACGAGCTGGGCCTTCGAGAACGCGTTCCCCGCGGGCCACCCGTACGCGCGCCCCGGCATCGGGACGCATGAGAGCCTGACCGCCACCACGCTCGCGGACGCGCAGCGCTTCGCGCGGCTGAACTACCGGCCCGAGAACGTGACCATCGTCATCTCCGGTGACGTGGAGCTGACGACGGTGGACGCCCTCCTCAACAAGGCCCTGCCGCCCTCGTGGGTGGGCTCGGGGCCGCCGCTGGCGCTGGAGCAGCGCCTTCCGCGAGATACTGTCGAGCCGCCCGTCGCGCCCGCGTCCAAGGAGCTGGTGACGCACGAGGCCGCGGTGACGTCGCCCGAGCTGTACGTGTCGTGGGTGCTGCCGCGCGGCTTCGACGAGGCCAGCGCCGTGCAGGAGTTCGTGGCGTCCTCGCTGGACTCCAGCCTGATGCGCGCGGCCTGGAACGATGGAGACATCTCGTACATCGACACCGGCCTCATCCGCGGCACGCGCGCGTCGCTGTTGCTGGTGCGCGTGGTGCTCAACAAGGGAGATCATCCCAAGCGCTCGCTGGAGAAGGTGCTCGACGAGGTGCACCATTCCTGGTCCGACACCAACGATGCCGCAGGTGTTGCTCAGCGCGAGCAGAGCATCATCGAGATGCGACGCCATGTGGCCGCCGGAATGCTGCTGGACTCCGAGGACCTCCAGGCGCGCGCGGTGCGCCGGGCCGAGCTGACGCACTTCATGACGGACGCGCGCGCCTTCAGCCGCGCGCAGGGAGCGCTGCTGTCCCTCAGTGGTAGCAAGGTGACGGGCTTCGCGTATCAGTGGCTGCAGCGCTCGCGCGCCCGCGCGTTCTTCGTGCGCCCGGGTGCCACCGGGGTCGGGGCGCTCAAGGCTCCGTCGCTCCTGATTCCGGACGAGACGGTGGCGAGCACGCGGCCCGTGACGCCGTCACTGGCCGCGTTCTCCGCTCCGGTGAAGACCGTGCGGCTCGACAATGGGGTGGAGGTGGTGATGGTGCCGCGGCCGGGCCTCCCGCTGGTTCGCGTGGGCGTGGCGCTGCGGGGTGGCGAGGTGAGTGGCCCCAGCGCGGTGGCCACCATCGGGGACATCGGCGCCTCGGCCGAGACGAGCTTCGAGGGCAGTCCCGGAGACTGGGGGCTCCACACCCGCAAGTCGCTGCGCAGCGACCAGGTCCGCTACGAGGTCGCGGGCCCCGCTGGCAACGTTGGCAACATGCTGGCCATCACGGCGGAGAAGCTCTCCACCATGCGCATCACCGAGCCGGTCGTGAAGTTCATTCACGACGAGGTCCTGCCCTGGACCGCGGCCGTGGATGCGCGCCCCGACGTCGTCGCGAGCCGTCAGCTCATGCAGGCGCTCTATGGGAAGCACCTCTATGCGCAGCCCGCGACCTATCAGACGATGTCCGCGGTGGATTGGGAGTCCGCGCGGAACTGGGTGAAGGAGAACTACACGCCCGCCAACGCGGTGGTGGTGATCGCCGGCGAGTTCGACATCGCGCAGGTGGAGCCGCTGGCCCGAAAGTACCTCGGGGGCTGGGGTGGCAAGGGGCCCGCCGTCGCGCCTCCGGCTCCTCCCGCGCCGCCCGCGGCCACGCCTCCGACGCTGTACATCACGCCGGTCACGGGAGCCTCCCAGGCCGCGCTGAGCGTCGCCTGTCGGCTGCCGGCCGCGACGCCCGAGGCCGAGGCTCGCTACGCGGTCATGGCCGAGCTGGCGCGGGCGCGCCTGTGGACGCAGGTGCGTGAGCAGCGCGGCGCCAGCTATGGCTTCGACACCCAGGTGTCGGTGGCCCGCGGCGGCGCGGCGCACCTCCAGGTGGAGGGCGTGGTGGACTCGCCGCAGCTGGGCATGGCGCTGGGCGTGGCGCGTCGGATGTTCGCGAGCTTCGCCAAGGACGGCGTGCCGCCAGCCGAGCTGGAGCGGGCCCGCACGCGCCTCATGACACAGGCCGTGGTGGACTTCAGCAGCACCGAGGCGTGGGTGGATGCGCTCCTCGACGCGCGCGTGCGCGACTTCGCGGCCGAGTCCGTGGCGCAGCGCCCCACGCTGATCCAAGGCGTCACGTCCTCGGACCTCAAGTCCGAGTTCGCTCGCTGCGCGGAGCACCTGGTCATGGGCGTCCAGGGCGATGAGGCCCAGGCGAAGGCCGCCGCGAAGGAGTCGTCGCAGCTCTAG
- a CDS encoding CocE/NonD family hydrolase yields the protein MPRVSRCLAALTLFIASSAAWAQTQSAPPPKPQRYGFSEERTEYIRSHYTKFEYRIPMRDGTHLFTSVYTPNDASPTRRYPILLTRTPYSVAPYGADRYKSALGTSAADEKEGFIFVFQDVRGRMMSEGTFVNVRPQVAGKRGAQDIDESTDTYDTIDWMVKRLPNNNGRVGMYGVSYPGFYTAAGAIDSHPALKAVSPQAPIADWFWDDMHRHGAFNLVLAFDFFSAFGRPRPTPVASEEWTPFDHGTPDSYEFFLDLGSLANADARHFKGDVAFWKDITAHPNYDAFWQSRNLLPHLKNIKAAVLVVGGWFDTEDLYGPLHTYAAIEKQNPGIANSLVMGPWRHGGWVSTEGASLGDADFGFATSVAFQEMELGFFKHHLKGAPKPEIPEALVFETGANRWRKLESWPPKEARETRLYFQPKGTLSFQPPREATESFDEYVSDPAKPVPYTKELTAGWAKNYMAEDQRFAATRPDVLVYETEPLTEDLTLAGPLDAELWVSTTATDADWVVKLVDVNPGKLPGWTREDEHSGALNRGSQQTLVRGEPFRGRFRDSYSEPRPFTPNEPTKVRFTINDVFHTFRRGHRVMIQVQSSWFPFIDRNPQTFVPNIFEAKESDFVRAFHRVYRSAAHPSAVTVRVLPSLDG from the coding sequence ATGCCCCGTGTGTCCCGTTGTCTCGCGGCATTGACCCTGTTCATCGCGTCAAGCGCCGCCTGGGCACAAACCCAGTCGGCGCCCCCGCCGAAACCGCAGCGCTATGGCTTCTCCGAGGAGCGGACCGAGTACATCCGCTCGCACTACACGAAGTTCGAGTACCGCATCCCCATGCGGGACGGGACGCACCTCTTCACCTCCGTCTACACGCCCAACGACGCGAGCCCGACCCGCCGCTATCCCATCCTGCTGACGCGCACGCCGTACTCGGTGGCCCCATATGGGGCGGACCGGTACAAGTCCGCGCTGGGCACCTCCGCCGCGGATGAGAAGGAAGGCTTCATCTTCGTCTTCCAGGACGTGCGCGGACGGATGATGTCCGAGGGCACCTTCGTCAATGTCCGCCCCCAGGTGGCGGGCAAGCGCGGCGCGCAGGACATCGACGAGAGCACCGACACCTACGACACCATCGACTGGATGGTGAAGCGCCTGCCGAACAACAACGGGCGCGTGGGCATGTACGGCGTCTCGTATCCGGGGTTCTACACGGCGGCGGGCGCCATCGACTCGCACCCGGCGCTCAAGGCCGTGTCGCCCCAGGCGCCCATCGCGGACTGGTTCTGGGATGACATGCACCGGCACGGCGCCTTCAACCTGGTGCTGGCCTTCGACTTCTTCTCGGCGTTCGGGCGCCCCCGGCCCACGCCCGTCGCGAGCGAGGAGTGGACGCCGTTCGATCACGGCACGCCGGACTCGTATGAGTTCTTCCTCGACCTGGGCTCGCTGGCGAACGCGGACGCGCGCCACTTCAAGGGCGACGTCGCGTTCTGGAAGGACATCACCGCGCACCCGAACTACGACGCGTTCTGGCAGTCCCGGAACCTGCTGCCGCACCTGAAGAACATCAAGGCCGCGGTGCTCGTGGTGGGCGGCTGGTTCGACACCGAAGACCTGTACGGGCCGCTGCACACGTACGCCGCCATCGAGAAGCAGAACCCCGGCATCGCCAACTCGCTGGTGATGGGGCCGTGGCGGCATGGCGGCTGGGTCAGCACGGAGGGCGCGTCGCTCGGGGATGCGGACTTCGGGTTCGCCACGAGCGTCGCGTTCCAGGAGATGGAGCTGGGCTTCTTCAAGCACCACCTGAAGGGCGCGCCCAAGCCGGAGATTCCCGAGGCCCTCGTGTTCGAGACGGGCGCCAACCGTTGGCGAAAGCTGGAGTCCTGGCCACCCAAGGAGGCGCGTGAGACGCGGCTGTACTTCCAGCCCAAGGGCACGCTGTCGTTCCAGCCCCCTCGGGAAGCCACCGAGTCCTTCGACGAGTACGTGAGCGACCCGGCCAAGCCCGTGCCGTACACCAAGGAACTCACCGCGGGCTGGGCCAAGAACTACATGGCGGAGGATCAGCGCTTCGCGGCGACGCGGCCGGACGTCCTCGTGTACGAGACGGAGCCCCTGACGGAGGACCTCACGCTGGCGGGCCCGCTGGACGCGGAGCTGTGGGTCTCCACCACGGCCACGGACGCGGACTGGGTGGTGAAGCTGGTGGATGTGAACCCGGGCAAGCTGCCGGGCTGGACTCGCGAGGACGAGCACTCCGGCGCGCTGAACCGGGGCAGCCAGCAGACGCTGGTGCGCGGCGAGCCGTTCCGCGGCCGGTTCCGCGACAGCTACAGCGAGCCTCGGCCGTTCACGCCCAATGAGCCCACGAAGGTTCGCTTCACCATCAACGATGTGTTCCACACCTTCCGTCGGGGCCACCGGGTGATGATCCAGGTGCAGTCGAGCTGGTTCCCGTTCATCGACCGCAACCCGCAGACCTTCGTGCCCAACATCTTCGAGGCGAAGGAGTCGGACTTCGTGCGCGCCTTCCACCGCGTGTACCGGTCCGCCGCGCATCCCAGCGCGGTGACGGTCCGCGTGTTGCCGTCGCTCGACGGGTAA
- a CDS encoding ABC transporter ATP-binding protein, which yields MNVIEVEHLSRRFGDFKAVDDVSFTVGAGEIFGYLGANGAGKSTTIRMLCGLLQPSGGHARVAGHDVASDPERVKAGIGYMSQRFSLYLDLTVRANLEFFAAAYGGHGAALRTAIDAMLERMQLTAVRNEVTGSLPGGLQQRVALASAVMHRPRIVFLDEPTAGVDPLQRRSFWQLIRDLAAQGTTVFVTTHYMDEAENCARIGIMVDGRLVALDTPEALKRDHAPGRVLEVRGPGLAQALEGLRGEPGVLDVSRFGSGATVRVDPTRMEAHGLEQWLRARGVDPLELEESAPTLDDVFLALTASAQRGED from the coding sequence GTGAACGTCATCGAGGTGGAGCACCTGTCGCGACGCTTCGGCGACTTCAAGGCCGTGGATGACGTGAGCTTCACCGTGGGGGCCGGAGAAATCTTTGGCTACCTGGGCGCCAACGGCGCGGGCAAGTCCACCACCATCCGCATGTTGTGCGGCCTGCTCCAACCCTCGGGGGGACATGCGCGCGTGGCGGGCCACGACGTGGCGAGCGACCCCGAGCGCGTGAAGGCGGGCATCGGCTACATGTCCCAGCGCTTCTCGCTCTACCTGGACCTCACGGTGCGCGCGAACCTGGAGTTCTTCGCCGCCGCGTATGGTGGGCACGGCGCCGCGCTGCGCACCGCCATCGACGCGATGCTGGAGCGCATGCAACTGACCGCCGTGCGCAATGAGGTGACGGGCTCGCTGCCGGGCGGTCTCCAGCAGCGCGTGGCCCTGGCGAGCGCGGTGATGCACCGGCCGCGCATCGTCTTCCTGGATGAGCCCACGGCGGGCGTGGATCCGCTCCAGCGTCGCTCCTTCTGGCAGCTCATCCGCGATCTGGCCGCGCAAGGCACCACGGTCTTCGTCACGACGCACTACATGGACGAAGCGGAGAACTGCGCGCGCATCGGCATCATGGTGGACGGGCGACTGGTCGCGCTCGACACGCCCGAGGCGCTCAAGCGCGACCACGCCCCAGGCCGAGTGCTGGAGGTCCGCGGCCCCGGGCTGGCCCAGGCGCTCGAGGGACTGCGCGGCGAGCCCGGCGTGCTGGACGTGAGCCGCTTCGGCTCAGGGGCCACGGTGCGCGTGGATCCAACGCGAATGGAGGCGCACGGCTTGGAGCAGTGGTTGCGCGCCCGGGGCGTGGATCCGCTGGAGCTGGAGGAGTCCGCGCCCACGCTGGATGACGTGTTCCTGGCCCTGACGGCCTCCGCGCAGCGAGGAGAGGACTAG
- a CDS encoding peroxiredoxin, translating into MARAKTLQEGEAIPDVTLMGPGDKPVRLKDLLGDKVLVVYFYPRDDSPGCTVQSCSFRDQYEDFTAAGAEVVGISSDSVASHEGFAAKYRLPFKLLSDPEGQARAAFGIRSTLGLIPGRVTFIVDRSGIVRHAFDSQIRVGEHVRQALEVVRSLSASKAPVAR; encoded by the coding sequence ATGGCCAGAGCGAAGACGCTGCAAGAGGGCGAAGCCATTCCAGACGTCACGCTGATGGGCCCGGGCGACAAGCCGGTTCGCCTGAAGGATCTGCTCGGAGACAAGGTCCTGGTCGTCTACTTCTACCCGCGGGACGACTCTCCGGGATGCACCGTGCAGTCCTGCAGCTTTCGCGATCAGTACGAGGACTTCACCGCGGCGGGTGCGGAGGTGGTGGGCATCAGCAGCGACTCGGTCGCGTCCCACGAGGGTTTCGCCGCCAAGTACCGTCTGCCTTTCAAGCTCCTGAGCGACCCCGAAGGCCAGGCGCGTGCCGCCTTCGGCATTCGCTCCACCCTCGGCCTCATCCCCGGCCGTGTGACATTCATTGTCGACCGCTCGGGCATCGTCCGCCACGCGTTCGATTCACAGATTCGCGTGGGGGAGCACGTGCGGCAGGCGCTCGAAGTGGTGCGCTCGCTCAGCGCATCCAAGGCGCCCGTCGCGCGCTGA
- a CDS encoding HAMP domain-containing histidine kinase, whose amino-acid sequence MDTARQRDFNEIQLRHFSRVFGRMVRVRLHIGKLLLTATAMAAVLDPALWRRVAVGMLVAGAVGLSVFELWRFGRRGLTASSMPSNLWGSLVFQVGFIVCTGGIASPLLPALLPLSFVSGIVLKDDARRMILAANTFALSALAWLQLSGVLPGLPLSFLGSAPPAFLLVGVIVVAVLGVIANRAGALIRVAFDNMLEDALDHRDELLAVHRNHARELEALSGEIAHELKNPLATVKGLTQLMAREPGRPQPSERLRVLSSEVARMQGILDEFLNFSRPLVPLSVSAIDLAELCDEALVLHEGLASEHAVRLLREGSGPVLARCDSRKVKQVMMNLLHNAIEASPPGAHVVMRVGTTDTGDARVAVVDEGSGIAPELGERVFEAGVTSKARGSGLGLTVARALARQHGGELRLENGRPSGCVAELVLPRELPEGALGTGGEARAHV is encoded by the coding sequence ATGGACACGGCGAGGCAGCGCGACTTCAACGAGATCCAGCTCCGACACTTCAGCCGCGTGTTCGGCCGGATGGTGCGCGTGCGGTTGCACATCGGAAAGCTGCTGCTGACCGCGACCGCGATGGCGGCGGTGTTGGATCCAGCCCTGTGGCGGCGCGTGGCCGTGGGCATGCTGGTGGCGGGCGCGGTGGGCCTGTCGGTCTTCGAGTTGTGGCGTTTCGGCCGACGGGGCCTCACGGCCTCCAGCATGCCGTCCAACCTCTGGGGCAGCCTGGTGTTCCAGGTCGGGTTCATCGTGTGCACGGGAGGCATCGCCAGTCCGCTGCTGCCCGCGCTGCTGCCGCTGTCCTTCGTGAGCGGCATCGTGCTGAAGGACGACGCCCGGCGGATGATCCTCGCGGCGAACACCTTCGCGTTGTCGGCGCTGGCGTGGCTGCAGCTCTCCGGAGTCTTGCCCGGCCTGCCCTTGAGCTTCCTGGGCTCGGCGCCGCCTGCGTTCCTCCTCGTGGGGGTCATCGTCGTGGCGGTCCTCGGAGTCATCGCCAACCGCGCTGGCGCGCTCATCCGCGTCGCCTTCGACAACATGCTGGAGGATGCGCTCGACCATCGCGATGAGCTGCTGGCCGTCCACCGCAACCACGCCCGCGAGCTGGAGGCGCTGTCGGGGGAGATCGCCCACGAGCTGAAGAACCCGCTGGCGACGGTGAAGGGACTCACGCAGCTCATGGCTCGCGAGCCCGGACGGCCGCAGCCCAGCGAGCGCCTCCGCGTCCTGTCGTCGGAGGTGGCGCGCATGCAAGGCATCCTCGACGAATTCCTCAACTTCTCCCGGCCGCTGGTGCCGCTGTCCGTCAGCGCCATCGACCTCGCGGAGCTGTGTGACGAAGCGCTCGTCCTGCATGAGGGGCTCGCGTCGGAGCACGCGGTGCGCCTGCTCCGCGAGGGTTCGGGGCCGGTGCTGGCGCGGTGTGATTCGCGCAAGGTGAAGCAAGTGATGATGAACCTGCTGCACAACGCCATCGAGGCCAGTCCACCCGGGGCGCACGTGGTGATGCGCGTGGGCACGACGGACACAGGGGACGCGCGGGTCGCGGTGGTGGACGAAGGCTCGGGGATCGCGCCCGAGCTGGGCGAGCGGGTCTTCGAGGCAGGCGTCACGTCGAAGGCACGAGGCTCTGGGTTGGGATTGACGGTGGCGCGCGCGCTGGCGCGCCAGCACGGCGGGGAGCTGCGTCTGGAGAACGGGCGGCCGAGCGGCTGTGTGGCGGAGCTGGTGCTCCCACGAGAGCTGCCCGAGGGCGCATTGGGCACAGGTGGGGAGGCGAGGGCGCATGTCTAG